One window of the Colletotrichum destructivum chromosome 4, complete sequence genome contains the following:
- a CDS encoding Putative S-adenosyl-L-methionine-dependent methyltransferase superfamily produces MADAQQQEFEDFQTDDGASSVGESSTAESLSSLRSSILDYRRENGRTYHRMSDGKYAFPNDELEQDRLDLTHHLWGLTWDGNICNSPKKDGAKRVLDVGTGTGVWAMDYADEHPESIVLGVDLSPIQPQFVPPNCSFEVDDVEKEWTWREPFDFIFIRSMIASFSSWPDMIAKAYENLEPGGYIELQDSMFPMLCQDGTMTEDFKPLKWSNMVTEATEKLGRSMFVAASFKQMLEDAGFVDVVERRKVWPFNPWPKDAKLRELGFWAQESAFKGIEAITMALFTRVLDWSPEEARVFCAEVRNEHKKIEVHAYYEIYGVWGRKPEETDEDEAAAAPAPPPPPAPAPASSPSSVPASSPAPAPASASAPTTTLASAPAPAPAPARAGDES; encoded by the exons TCTGTCGGGGAATCG TCCACCGCCGAGTCACTTTCATCTCTGCGATCCAGCATTCTTGACTATCGCCGAGAGAATGGACGCACGTATCATCGCATGAGCGATGGAA AATATGCTTTTCCCAACGATGAG TTGGAGCAAGACCGTTTAG ACCTGACCCATCATCTTTGGGGACTAACTTGGGACGGCAACATTTGCAACAGCCCCAAGAAGGATGGTGCCAAAAGGGTTCTAGACGTTGGCACTGGTACAGGAGTCTGGGCTATGGACTATG CTGATGAGCACCCGGAATCCATC GTTCTTGGCGTCGATCTCAGTCCAATTCAGCCTCAATT TGTGCCTCCCAATTGCAGCTTTGAGGTCGATGACGTTGAGAAAGAGTGGACTTGGCGGGAACCGTTCGATTTCATCTTCATCAGATCCATGATTGCGAGCTTTTCCAGTTGGCCAGATATGATTGCCAAAGCCTATGA AAACCTTGAGCCTGGCGGTTACATTGAGTTGCAAGACAGCATGTTTCCAATGTTGTGCCAGGATGGCACCATGACCGAGGACTTCAAACCCTTGAAATGGTCAAACATGGTTACCGAGGCTACGGAAAAGTTAGGACGCTCGATGTTCGTTGCCGCTAGCTTCAAGCAGATGCTCGAGGATGCTGGCTTTGTCGACGTCGTAGAGAGGAGAAAAGTGTGGCCTTTCAACCCGTGGCCAAAGGACGCGAAGCTCAGGGAGCTGGGTTTTTGGGCGCAGGAATCTGCGTTCAAAGGGATCGAAGCGATAACAATGGCCTTGTTCACTCGTGTGCTTGATTGGAGCCCGGAAGAGGCAAGGGTGTTCTGTGCCGAGGTCAGGAATGAGCACAAGAAGATTGAAGTTCATGCGTACTACGAGAT CTACGGAGTATGGGGCCGCAAGCCTGAGGAGACAGATGAGGACGAAGCGGCGGCTGCTCCggccccgcccccgccccctgcTCCAGccccagcttcttctccttcttctgtcccagcttcttctcctgccccagccccagcttctgcttctgctcccACTACCACTCTTGCTTCTGCTCCCGCCCCTGCCCCTGCCCCTGCCAGAGCT